Proteins co-encoded in one Arthrobacter sp. ERGS1:01 genomic window:
- a CDS encoding ArsR/SmtB family transcription factor, whose translation MVVEEVFAVIAEGTRRDILEALATEHKAVGQLVEELGVSQPTVSKHLRVLREAGVVTMRAQGQKRFYSINTEPLVLVSEWLDGLGAGFVRAPREVSRVVGAGRTPASSTASAGSAAAATSTAPAGVSAQARAAGVEPATTPKAAKSNGANPLVGVPAAAAAQPRVPAVAHLPAVAHIPDGTVPLDSESSVQAQITRSVGRAANKAADLLANLPAFRRRKD comes from the coding sequence ATGGTCGTAGAAGAAGTATTCGCTGTCATCGCCGAAGGCACCCGTCGAGACATCCTTGAGGCGCTTGCCACCGAGCACAAGGCAGTGGGCCAGCTTGTTGAAGAATTGGGCGTTTCCCAGCCCACCGTTTCCAAGCATTTGCGCGTACTGCGTGAAGCCGGCGTCGTGACCATGCGGGCCCAGGGCCAGAAGCGTTTCTACAGCATCAACACCGAGCCGCTGGTCCTCGTGTCGGAATGGCTCGACGGACTTGGCGCCGGATTTGTCCGCGCTCCCCGCGAGGTGAGTCGGGTTGTCGGCGCCGGCCGCACCCCGGCAAGCTCCACAGCGTCAGCCGGCTCCGCTGCGGCCGCCACCTCTACAGCCCCAGCCGGCGTTTCCGCGCAGGCCCGGGCCGCCGGCGTCGAGCCCGCAACAACACCCAAGGCGGCCAAGTCAAACGGTGCAAACCCGCTGGTCGGCGTGCCCGCAGCTGCGGCGGCACAGCCCCGCGTGCCCGCGGTGGCGCACCTGCCCGCCGTGGCGCACATCCCGGACGGAACGGTCCCGCTTGATAGTGAAAGCTCGGTGCAGGCGCAAATTACCCGCAGCGTTGGGCGTGCGGCCAACAAGGCCGCCGATCTCCTGGCGAACCTGCCCGCCTTCCGACGCCGCAAGGACTAG